One window from the genome of Drosophila sechellia strain sech25 unplaced genomic scaffold, ASM438219v1 U_298, whole genome shotgun sequence encodes:
- the LOC116803149 gene encoding uncharacterized protein LOC116803149 — MNISNASTEQLKGWLSELKKPTTGTKRELILRLNNLTNEKRNQLKLLLKSEEEDFYGSSNNNVQKGKRNNAKDGEPKEDESNGEAGGSNEDGDEKSTVRNNKSNGEHDYRSGVRSYNSADGARNKNSGGGNSDENEVCGNEDGDEDGSGEKSNKEFGGNKRNTVGQAGQNMDLLLRMATDAVNEFSGDTCARKWILQVKNIASVYGIHEPYIKMLIISKIKGKACMWLHADPERVLLPTEQLAAELISMFGERKSKLETRRKFEERKWTAGESFVAYVDDKVMLAHGIKMDDEELVALLIEGIPNQMLRNQARIQCFEDMQHLKRAFAEVKLPKMDETHKKVASVNNNGSTLLRCFNCNSKGHWAKECRKPKREKGSCYACGEMGHFAAKCLKNKNVDENNYHAS; from the exons atgaatataagcaATGCATCGACGGAGCAGTTAAAAGGGTGGTTGAGTGAATTAAAAAAACCGACCACGGGAACAAaaagagaattgattttgcgtttgaataatttaacaaacgaaaagcgaaatcaattgaaattattattaaaaagcgaGGAAGAAGATTTCTACGGAAGCAGCAATAATAAtgttcaaaaaggaaaaagaaataacgcAAAAGACGGAGAGCCTAAAGAGGACGAAAGTAACGGCGAAGCTGGAGGTagcaacgaagacggcgatgagaagagcactgtgcgcaacaacaaaagtaacgGCGAACATGACTACAGAAGCGGGGTACGCAGTTACAACAGTGCAGACGGCgcccgcaacaaaaacagcggcggcgggaatagcgacgaaaacgaagtttgcggcaacgaagacggcgacgaagatggcagcggtgagaaaagcaacaaagaatTTGGCGGGAATAAACGAAATACAGTGGGACAAGCTGGGCAAAATATGGATTTATTATTGCGTATGGCAACCGATGCAGTGAATGAATTTTCGGGAGATACATGTGCACGCAAATGGATCCTACAAGTGAAAAATATAGCCAGCGTTTATGGAATACATGAACCATATATAAAGATGTTGATCATCAGTAAGATAAAAGGAAAAGCATGCATGTGGTTGCATGCAGATCCAGAACGTGTATTGCTACCAACAGAGCAGTTGGCGGCTGAGCTTATATCAATGTTTGGTGAGAGGAAGTCGAAGTTAGAAACAAGGCGAAAATTTGAGGAACGAAAATGGACAGCTGGCGAAAGCTTTGTTGCTTATGTAGACGATAAGGTGATGCTTGCACATGGAATAAAAATGGATGATGAAGAATTGGTGGCGCTCCTCATTGAAGGTATTCCGAATCAAATGCTACGTAACCAAGCCCGTATCCAATGCTTTGAAGATATGCAGCACTTAAAGCGGGCATTTGCGGAAGTGAAACTACCGAAAATGGATGAAACACACAAGAAGGTGGCATCGGTGAACAATAATGGCAGCACTCTCTTGCGttgtttcaattgcaattcgaAGGGACACTGGGCCAAAGAGTGCAGGAAGCCAAAGCGCGAAAAAGGGTCATGCTATGCCTGTGGTGAGATGGGGCACTTTGCAGCAAAGTGCCTGAAAAACAAGAATGTGGATGAAAACAATTAC cATGCCTCATAG